The following are encoded in a window of Verrucomicrobiota bacterium genomic DNA:
- a CDS encoding DUF1501 domain-containing protein: MSFALLSPSGRRLLDRRGFLAQTATGLTSLALTSLLQRDALLAAQSPVIDPARPYAPRPPMAPARANKVLMIFCAGAVSQLETYDFKPELIRHDGQPLAGGPPVTFQGPSGNLARPQYEFRPRGQSGKMISDLIPHIAGLTDDLAFLHSLTSKTNTHGPAENFLSTGFVPDGFPSIGGWVTYALGCETQELPAFVAIPDPRGIPQASANNWNNGFLPAEFQGTAFSAKDPIRHLTPPEGVSLKADRDARLLLQSINQRHLQAHPGDNLLAARIASYELAARMQLSVPEVSNLSHEPAWLSREYGADDTRNPLKAAFAKNCMLARRLLERGVRFVQLFNGAYASGGELNWDGHNKLKEQYDRHAAIMDQPVAALVRDLRQRGLLEDTLVVWCTEFGRMPMFQKGSQGRDHNPDGFTCWLTGAGIRTGVSYGATDELGRKAVENVLSIHDLHATMLHLLGIDHEKLTFSHNGVSRRLTDVHGHVVREILS; this comes from the coding sequence ATGAGCTTCGCCCTGCTGTCTCCGTCCGGACGCCGTCTCCTTGATCGGCGCGGGTTTCTGGCCCAAACCGCCACCGGCCTCACCAGCCTGGCCTTGACTTCCCTGCTGCAACGGGACGCCCTCCTCGCCGCTCAGTCTCCGGTAATTGATCCGGCACGGCCATACGCGCCACGGCCTCCGATGGCACCCGCCCGCGCGAACAAAGTCTTGATGATTTTCTGCGCGGGCGCCGTGAGTCAGCTCGAGACTTACGATTTCAAGCCCGAGTTGATCCGGCACGACGGCCAACCTCTGGCCGGGGGACCGCCCGTCACGTTCCAAGGCCCGTCCGGCAATCTGGCCCGGCCGCAGTATGAATTCAGGCCCCGTGGCCAATCGGGGAAAATGATTTCCGATTTGATCCCTCATATCGCCGGCCTGACCGATGACCTGGCTTTCCTCCACTCGCTCACGAGCAAGACGAACACGCACGGACCTGCCGAAAATTTTCTCTCCACCGGATTCGTCCCGGACGGATTTCCCAGCATTGGAGGCTGGGTGACCTACGCGCTGGGTTGCGAGACGCAGGAGTTGCCGGCCTTCGTGGCCATTCCCGATCCGCGTGGGATTCCGCAAGCGAGCGCCAATAATTGGAACAACGGATTCCTTCCGGCCGAGTTTCAAGGCACGGCCTTCAGCGCCAAAGATCCCATCCGACATCTGACACCCCCGGAAGGCGTTTCCCTCAAAGCGGATCGCGACGCGCGGCTTTTGTTGCAATCGATCAATCAGAGACATCTTCAAGCCCATCCCGGGGACAACCTCCTCGCCGCCCGCATCGCCAGCTACGAACTCGCGGCTCGCATGCAGCTCAGCGTCCCGGAGGTCAGCAACCTCAGCCACGAACCGGCCTGGCTGTCCCGCGAGTACGGAGCGGACGACACCCGCAATCCTCTCAAGGCCGCCTTTGCCAAAAACTGCATGCTCGCGCGCCGCCTGCTCGAACGGGGGGTGCGCTTCGTCCAGCTCTTCAACGGCGCCTACGCCAGTGGCGGCGAACTGAATTGGGACGGCCACAACAAGCTCAAGGAACAGTACGACCGCCACGCCGCCATCATGGACCAGCCCGTGGCGGCGTTGGTGAGGGATCTCCGCCAGCGGGGGCTTCTCGAAGATACCCTGGTCGTCTGGTGTACGGAATTCGGGCGCATGCCGATGTTCCAGAAGGGCTCGCAGGGCCGCGATCATAATCCGGATGGATTCACGTGCTGGCTGACCGGCGCGGGAATCCGGACGGGGGTGAGCTATGGTGCGACGGATGAACTCGGACGGAAGGCCGTCGAGAACGTGCTCTCCATTCATGATCTCCATGCCACCATGTTGCACCTGCTCGGCATCGACCACGAAAAACTCACCTTCTCCCACAACGGTGTCAGTCGCCGGCTCACCGACGTGCACGGCCATGTCGTTCGCGAAATCTTGAGCTGA